In Holophagales bacterium, one DNA window encodes the following:
- a CDS encoding DUF3108 domain-containing protein, translating into MRRSSPRLAALLLVLMAWGSAATAAQPGDEVLTYRWRLQGFLRGLAIFSMPADGSATLTHRDLGGGHESIELYLVSDRNEDGEYFRYGSERDATTGLALRAWSSSRWRGESKSREARIDQARVVDIASAILLLRRDPPRRPRQLEIWSDGRLYPVLVVPQEVEQKRLHGVAVAARRYSIRPIQLPQRRVWKGEIDLWLAADPAATPVAIRVERSLASVMLTLVD; encoded by the coding sequence ATGCGCCGATCCTCGCCCCGCCTCGCCGCCCTTCTCCTCGTCCTGATGGCGTGGGGATCCGCTGCCACCGCCGCCCAACCGGGGGACGAAGTCCTCACCTACCGTTGGAGGCTTCAGGGCTTTCTCCGCGGTCTGGCGATCTTCTCGATGCCGGCGGACGGGTCGGCGACACTGACCCATCGCGATCTCGGCGGGGGGCACGAGTCGATCGAGCTCTACCTGGTCTCGGACCGCAACGAGGACGGCGAGTACTTCCGCTACGGCTCGGAGCGCGACGCGACGACCGGCTTGGCGCTGCGCGCCTGGAGCAGCTCTCGCTGGCGCGGCGAGTCGAAGTCGCGCGAGGCGCGGATCGACCAGGCCCGGGTGGTGGACATCGCCTCGGCGATCCTGCTGCTGCGCCGCGACCCGCCGCGCCGCCCGCGGCAGCTCGAGATCTGGAGCGACGGCCGCCTCTACCCGGTGCTGGTCGTGCCCCAGGAGGTGGAGCAGAAGCGTCTCCACGGGGTCGCCGTGGCCGCGCGGCGCTACTCGATCCGACCGATCCAGCTGCCGCAGCGGCGCGTCTGGAAGGGCGAGATCGACCTCTGGCTGGCCGCCGACCCGGCGGCGACGCCGGTGGCCATCCGCGTCGAGCGGAGCCTCGCCAGCGTCATGCTGACGCTCGTCGACTGA
- a CDS encoding sigma-70 family RNA polymerase sigma factor, with translation MTTTWPSELAFDLPLLPRPRWRSAATNAPREREAREKIVLAEPDLRREPTVTDAADDSRLLARIAGGDRDAFRDFYDRYAAKVLAYVRMLSRDAAVSEDIVQEVFLAVFRKAGSYRPERGDVAGWLYTITRNKMVDLWRRRGPGEPTEEEFDFSRLPDERSELAADLRLSVRQVLAELSDDQRQAVELAYFGGLTYEETAARLRLPLGTLKSRIRAGLMSMRSRLAESRPREVRNA, from the coding sequence GTGACGACCACCTGGCCCAGCGAGCTCGCTTTCGACCTTCCCCTGCTACCCCGGCCGCGCTGGCGCTCCGCTGCCACGAACGCCCCGCGGGAGCGCGAAGCACGTGAGAAGATCGTCCTGGCGGAGCCTGACCTTCGCCGCGAACCCACCGTGACCGACGCTGCTGACGACTCCCGTCTGCTGGCCCGCATCGCGGGTGGCGACCGGGACGCCTTTCGCGACTTCTACGACCGCTACGCGGCCAAGGTGCTGGCCTACGTGCGGATGCTGAGCCGCGACGCCGCGGTCTCGGAAGACATTGTCCAGGAGGTCTTCCTGGCCGTCTTCCGCAAGGCTGGAAGCTATCGACCCGAGCGCGGCGACGTGGCCGGATGGCTCTACACGATCACCCGCAACAAGATGGTCGACCTCTGGCGGCGACGCGGTCCGGGAGAGCCGACAGAGGAGGAGTTCGACTTTTCCCGCCTGCCTGACGAGCGTTCCGAGCTCGCGGCGGACCTGCGGCTCTCGGTCCGCCAGGTCCTCGCCGAGCTCTCCGACGACCAGCGCCAGGCGGTCGAGCTCGCCTATTTCGGCGGTCTGACCTACGAGGAGACCGCCGCGCGCCTGCGGCTGCCACTCGGCACCCTCAAGTCCCGCATCCGGGCGGGCCTGATGAGCATGCGGTCGCGGCTGGCCGAGTCGCGTCCGCGAGAGGTTCGCAATGCCTGA
- a CDS encoding cupin domain-containing protein, with product MPELHPAEETLLDHASGRLGRHLRPVVEAHLDLCPTCRTTVAALAVPGGELLRRVDGPPPSTSCWSRLLARLDEPLSAPSLPPGAPVPPAAQAELTGGVQRSWGGFFTRGARFFVLDVDREGESILGMAQMPGGRRFPRHTHLGYEHSVVLAGGYRDESGTFEEGDFGVCPPGSDHGPDTLEGEPCWILFCLERPVRFHGWRGLLQRLAGH from the coding sequence ATGCCTGAGCTCCATCCCGCCGAGGAGACGCTGCTCGATCATGCTTCGGGCCGGCTGGGCCGCCACCTGCGGCCGGTCGTCGAAGCGCACCTCGACCTCTGTCCGACCTGCCGGACGACGGTTGCGGCGCTCGCCGTGCCTGGCGGCGAGTTGCTGCGGCGAGTCGACGGTCCGCCGCCGTCGACGAGCTGTTGGAGCCGGCTGCTGGCCCGGTTGGACGAGCCGCTATCGGCCCCCTCCCTGCCGCCGGGGGCGCCGGTTCCGCCCGCGGCACAGGCCGAGCTGACCGGCGGCGTGCAGCGCTCCTGGGGCGGGTTCTTCACCCGCGGGGCGCGGTTCTTCGTTCTCGACGTCGATCGCGAAGGCGAGTCGATCCTCGGCATGGCGCAGATGCCAGGCGGTCGCCGCTTCCCACGCCACACGCATCTCGGGTACGAGCATTCGGTCGTACTCGCCGGCGGCTACCGCGACGAGAGCGGGACGTTCGAGGAGGGCGACTTCGGCGTCTGTCCGCCCGGCTCCGACCACGGTCCGGACACGCTCGAAGGCGAGCCGTGCTGGATCCTCTTCTGCCTCGAACGCCCGGTGCGGTTTCACGGCTGGCGCGGTCTTCTCCAGCGCCTGGCCGGACACTGA